Below is a window of Meleagris gallopavo isolate NT-WF06-2002-E0010 breed Aviagen turkey brand Nicholas breeding stock unplaced genomic scaffold, Turkey_5.1 ChrUn_random_7180001856910, whole genome shotgun sequence DNA.
TTCCCCAGCCACGCCCCATCAGGCTCGACCAGACCACGCCCCCTTTAAACCACGCCTACTTCCGGCCTCTTAACCCCCGCCCCTTCAGACCCCTCCCCATTCCACACCCACACAAACCCCGCCCCCTTGAGGCCCCGCCCCCTCTCCTGGCCCCGCCCCCCTCGTACAACCCTCTATATCAGCCCTCCCGCAAGAAGCCCAGCCTTTTGCTTTGCCCCGCCCCTTCCGGCCCCGCCCACCGCAGAAAGCCGTTGTTGCGAGGCGGCTCCTCTCCAGGGGCGGCGCCCATTTGCTCCAGATGCCGTGGCACGCCGGGTACGTCACCCCCTGAAAATGGGCCAATGGGATCCGTGCGTTGGCAGAACCCGCCAATGGGATCGATTGGAGGGCGGAGCCAGCTGGGGCCTCACCCAATGGGAGCTGCGTGTGGGTGGAGCCACGT
It encodes the following:
- the LOC116217640 gene encoding vesicular glutamate transporter 1-like; translated protein: MLLPSAARTHVGCVIAVRVMQGLVEGVTYPACHGIWSKWAPPLERSRLATTAFCGGRGRKGRGKAKGWASCGRADIEGCTRGAGPGEGAGPQGGGVCVGVEWGGV